Proteins co-encoded in one Stomoxys calcitrans chromosome 5, idStoCalc2.1, whole genome shotgun sequence genomic window:
- the LOC106080711 gene encoding exostosin-3, which produces MTTTSNSGHHPSSSQSIGNSTYHILEDGEDEKLIKPNSNTSWISSTAASTNTTTATTTISVCGFVSVVCGSINSWFRHYRIYKTILLILLLLVLLPLFAHRSLLNPDSDVPQLDLHRQRPLLDAYEDFSSMRASDLKMRIEELLRIKSTVSIELRELEARRQKLQSDIGQYNQKIEELKQDLMREQTELERLKISVEQAQVAQKEAVQRNTPDLALPRTLFPNALPRNMPATSLQTMAACEMHNCFDHSRCSLTSGFPVYLYDPDMYGVLKTGYEIDGFLRTTIKQTLGYNAHIVRDPKQACIYLVLIGEALYENELVKNNRYAAQEEEQKEKTTSASGDRYNAIDMNKIYRLPYWGGDGRNHVLLNLARRNLNSKSTNALLNQNTMRAIVVQSSFEALQFRQNYDLIVPPILGPPGGDVWQECASMVPARRTYLLSFQGELRPLNQPLRYPHPLDDFIMDHLTEMSKGPTLDKFLLQFKCVPATEQQDENAVVDWALCGTDSSRKQILKDSTFALILPPLEKRVSSTLMLARLYEALRSGAIPVILGADEVRLPYSETIDWRRVALLLPKARITELHFLLRAIQDGDLLLMRRQGRLMWERYLSSVQATVDTVIASLRDRLGVPPRPVPAVIAQSVFNNTFIPLKSDPPVGMDNEPEESLGPMEPPYPSPAFKRNYTILRMQSREAWNDWVDPFYMYPQLPFDPVLPSEAKFMGSHMGFRPIGKGSGGAGKEFSEALGGNYPREQFTIVILTYEREQVLMDSLGRLYGLPYLHKVVVVWNSPKPPLDDLRWPDIGVPVAVVRAPRNSLNNRFLPFDVIETEAVLSVDDDAHLRHDEILFGFRVWREHRDRVVGFPGRFHAWDLNDNHHWNYNSNYSCELSMVLTGAAFIHKYYMYLYTYQLPQAIRDKVDEYMNCEDIAMNFLVSHITRKPPVKVTSRWTFRCPGCPVSLSEDDTHFQERHKCINFFSQVFGYTPLLNTQYRADSILFKTRIPHDKQKCFKYI; this is translated from the exons ATGACCACTACCAGCAATTCGGGACATCATCCATCATCATCGCAGAGCATTGGCAATAGCACTTATCACATATTGGAAGACGGCGAAGACGAAAAATTAATCAAACCAAACTCGAATACGTCATGGATTTCATCAACAGCAGCTTCTACAAACACCACAACGGCGACAACAACAATTTCTGTGTGCGGATTTGTTTCAGTTGTATGCGGTAGCATAAATTCATGGTTTCGACACTATCGAATTTATAAAACTATTTTGTTAATACTGTTATTGTTGGTGCTGCTGCCTTTGTTCGCCCATAGAAGTTTATTAAAT CCTGATAGCGATGTTCCGCAATTGGATTTGCACAGGCAACGACCGCTGCTTGATGCATATGAAGATTTCAGTTCAATGCGAGCCAGTGATTTGAAGATGAGAATTGAGGAACTGTTACGTATTAAG AGTACAGTTTCCATAGAGCTTCGGGAATTAGAAGCACGTCGACAAAAACTGCAATCTGACATTGGACAATACAATCAAAAAATCGAAGAGCTTAAACAAGATCTGATGCGTGAACAAACCGAATTGGAAAGGCTCAAGATATCCGTAGAGCAAGCACAAGTGGCCCAGAAGGAAGCAGTACAACGAAATACCCCAGATTTGGCACTACCACGCACTTTGTTTCCTAATGCCTTACCTCGCAACATGCCTGCCACATCGCTGCAAACGATGGCCGCATGTGAAATGCACAATTGTTTTGATCACTCTCGTTGCAGCTTGACGTCAGGATTTCCTGTTTATTTATATGATCCCGATATGTATGGTGTTCTTAAAACGGGCTATGAAATTGATGGATTTCTTCGCACAACCATTAAGCAAACTTTGGGCTATAATGCCCATATAGTTAGAGATCCCAAACAGGCATGTATATATTTAGTTCTCATTGGAGAAGCCCTGTATGAAAATGAATTGGTGAAAAACAATCGTTATGCCGCCCAAGAGGAAGAGCAAAAAGAGAAAACCACTTCGGCTAGTGGAGATAGATACAATGCAATAGATATGAACAAAATATACAGGTTACCCTATTGGGGAGGTGATGGCCGTAATCATGTACTCTTAAACTTGGCGCGAAGAAATTTGAATTCCAAATCCACCAATGCTTTGCTCAATCAGAACACCATGCGAGCCATAGTGGTGCAATCATCTTTTGAGGCTTTACAGTTTCGACAGAACTATGATTTGATAGTTCCGCCCATATTGGGGCCACCAGGAGGGGATGTCTGGCAAGAATGTGCTTCCATGGTGCCTGCTAGACGAACTTATCTGCTCTCCTTCCAAGGTGAATTGCGACCTTTGAATCAACCTTTACGTTATCCACATCCATTGGATGATTTTATAATGGATCACTTAACTGAGATGTCAAAAGGCCCTACGCTAGACAAATTCCTATTACAATTCAAATGTGTGCCAGCAACAGAGCAACAGGATGAAAATGCTGTTGTTGATTGGGCTTTGTGTGGTACTGATTCTTCACGCAAACAGATTTTAAAGGATTCCACATTTGCCCTAATACTTCCACCTTTGGAAAAAAGAGTAAGTTCCACCCTAATGTTGGCTAGACTCTATGAGGCCTTGCGTTCTGGTGCTATACCCGTCATATTGGGGGCAGATGAAGTTCGTCTACCATATAGTGAGACCATAGATTGGCGTAGGGTGGCCTTGTTATTGCCTAAGGCACGTATAACAGAGTTGCACTTTTTACTAAGAGCCATACAGGATGGCGATTTGTTGTTAATGCGCCGCCAAGGTCGCTTAATGTGGGAACGTTATCTCAGCTCAGTGCAAGCTACAGTGGATACGGTAATAGCCAGTTTACGTGATCGTTTGGGAGTGCCACCCAGACCAGTGCCTGCCGTGATAGCCCAAAGTGTTTTCAACAATACATTTATTCCCCTGAAATCTGATCCTCCTGTGGGTATGGATAATGAACCCGAAGAATCACTGGGTCCCATGGAGCCACCATATCCCAGTCCagcatttaaaagaaattatacAATTTTGAGAATGCAGTCGAGAGAGGCATGGAATGATTGG GTTGATCCGTTTTATATGTATCCGCAACTGCCATTTGATCCTGTACTACCTTCCGAAGCTAAATTTATGGGTTCTCATATGGGGTTTCGTCCCATTGGCAAGGGCAGCGGTGGAGCTGGCAAAGAATTCAGCGAAGCTCTAGGTGGCAATTATCCACGAGAGCAATTCACAATTGTCATATTGACCTACGAAAGGGAGCAAGTGTTAATGGATTCCCTGGGTCGTTTGTATGGTCTGCCGTATTTGCATAAAGTTGTGGTGGTATGGAATTCTCCTAAACCTCCATTGGATGATCTACGTTGGCCTGATATTGGTGTACCTGTAGCTGTGGTACGAGCACCACGCAATTCTTTAAACAATAGGTTTCTTCCTTTTGATGTCATTGAAACGGAAGCTGTTCTCTCCGTGGACGATGATGCCCACTTGAGACACGATGAAATACTTTTTGGTTTTCGAGTGTGGCGTGAGCATCGCGATCGTGTTGTCGGCTTTCCAGGTCGTTTTCATGCCTGGGATCTAAATGACAATCACCATTGGAATTATAACTCTAATTACAGTTGTGAGTTGAGTATGGTTTTAACCGGTGCAGCCTTCATACATAAATACTACATGTACTTGTATACGTATCAATTACCTCAAGCCATACGTGATAAAGTCGATGAGTATATGAATTGTGAGGACATAGCAATGAATTTCCTTGTATCGCACATTACAAGAAAACCTCCGGTTAAGGTAACATCACGATGGACCTTCCGATGTCCTGGCTGTCCAGTTTCACTCAGTGAAGATGATACACATTTCCAGGAGCGACATAAATGTATAAATTTCTTTTCACAA GTTTTCGGTTATACGCCACTACTCAATACACAATATCGAGCGGATTCGATATTATTTAAGACGCGTATACCACACGATAAACAAAAATGctttaaatatatatga